One genomic region from Streptomyces sp. NBC_00457 encodes:
- a CDS encoding MFS transporter: MSTNPAQAAPPDGSGGGVPDARQLRAILTAVSIALMAVIASVAGLIVAQTQMAVEFDASQDTVLWIINIYTLALAALLLPLGAIGDRLGRKPMLIAGLALFGLASIAGALAPTAELMLAARLAAGIGAAMIMPITLAVITSTFPEEQRGKAIGVWTGVAGGGGVLGMFLSAFLTDVADWRWLFALPVALVAVALALTLKSVPNSHERSPHAFDTVGAVTSTVAVVGLIFVLQEGPESGWSQPLTLAGLAVGLTAAAGFVFWELRRQGAALLDVRLFRERGLSGGSITLVVVFAVQGGVQVVLFPYLQAVLDWSGLLSAAALMPLAIGIMTSANVAPKMAARIGPRSTMATGIALTGASLALMALFVSVDDGYLKILPGIILMGIGMGLSMVPSTEALTRSLPQEKQGVASALNDVTREFGTALGVALLGAILTAGYRNAIDDRLDNIPEKTADTAQDGIANAIEASTSAGPHAPDLIHAAQQSYVDGWQQSMWAGVAIMAVLLAYILLRGPHNTTPTNTPHTPNTPDKTEDTEMATTR; this comes from the coding sequence ATGAGTACGAACCCTGCACAGGCGGCACCCCCTGACGGGAGCGGCGGGGGCGTGCCGGATGCACGTCAGCTGCGCGCGATCCTGACCGCCGTCTCGATAGCGCTGATGGCCGTCATCGCGTCCGTGGCCGGACTGATCGTCGCCCAGACGCAAATGGCCGTCGAGTTCGACGCCTCGCAGGACACCGTCCTGTGGATCATCAACATCTACACCCTGGCCCTGGCCGCGCTGCTGCTGCCGCTCGGCGCGATCGGTGACCGCCTGGGCCGCAAACCCATGCTGATCGCCGGACTGGCCCTCTTCGGCCTCGCCAGCATCGCCGGGGCCCTGGCCCCCACCGCCGAGCTGATGCTCGCCGCGCGTCTGGCCGCCGGCATCGGCGCAGCAATGATCATGCCCATCACCCTGGCCGTGATCACCTCCACGTTCCCCGAGGAGCAGCGCGGCAAGGCGATCGGCGTGTGGACCGGCGTCGCCGGAGGCGGCGGCGTCCTGGGCATGTTCCTCTCCGCCTTCCTCACCGACGTCGCCGACTGGCGCTGGCTGTTCGCCCTGCCCGTCGCCCTGGTGGCCGTGGCCCTGGCCCTGACCCTGAAATCGGTGCCCAACTCCCACGAGCGCTCCCCCCACGCCTTCGACACCGTCGGCGCAGTGACCTCCACCGTCGCCGTCGTCGGCCTCATCTTCGTCCTGCAGGAAGGACCCGAGAGCGGCTGGAGCCAGCCTCTGACCCTGGCCGGCCTCGCCGTCGGCCTCACCGCCGCGGCCGGATTCGTGTTCTGGGAACTGCGCCGCCAAGGCGCCGCACTGCTGGACGTACGCCTCTTCCGCGAGCGCGGCCTGTCCGGCGGCTCGATCACCCTGGTCGTCGTCTTCGCTGTCCAGGGCGGCGTCCAAGTCGTCCTCTTCCCCTACCTCCAGGCCGTGCTCGACTGGTCGGGACTGCTGTCCGCGGCGGCACTGATGCCCCTGGCCATCGGGATCATGACATCCGCCAACGTGGCCCCCAAAATGGCCGCACGCATCGGCCCCCGCTCCACCATGGCCACCGGAATCGCACTCACCGGCGCCAGCCTCGCCCTCATGGCCCTGTTCGTCTCCGTCGACGACGGCTACCTGAAAATCCTGCCCGGCATCATCCTCATGGGCATCGGCATGGGCCTGTCGATGGTGCCCTCCACCGAAGCCCTCACCCGCTCACTGCCCCAGGAAAAACAAGGCGTCGCCTCCGCCCTCAACGACGTCACCCGCGAATTCGGCACCGCACTCGGCGTCGCCCTGCTCGGCGCCATCCTCACAGCCGGCTACCGCAACGCCATCGACGACCGCCTCGACAACATCCCCGAAAAAACCGCCGACACCGCCCAAGACGGCATCGCCAACGCCATCGAGGCATCCACCAGCGCCGGCCCCCACGCACCAGACCTCATCCACGCCGCACAGCAGTCCTACGTCGACGGATGGCAGCAGTCCATGTGGGCAGGCGTCGCCATCATGGCCGTACTCCTCGCCTACATCCTCCTACGCGGCCCCCACAACACCACCCCCACCAACACCCCCCACACCCCCAACACCCCCGACAAGACAGAAGACACCGAAATGGCCACCACCCGATAA
- a CDS encoding DUF6924 domain-containing protein — translation MKQLPCTLEALVVRTDFSAEGAWDALRAVLYSPSKDGFLADVALVDDRKYEGLTPDRVIDLIHPAYRHPLLVLADSTTVTSAELPLLVVDLRCDRGCGVRVVAGELWSIENNLSGANMDFEEFASAVDDDAVFRGF, via the coding sequence ATGAAGCAGCTCCCGTGCACTTTGGAAGCCCTTGTTGTGCGCACTGACTTCTCGGCTGAGGGTGCCTGGGACGCTCTTCGGGCGGTGTTGTATTCGCCCAGCAAGGACGGCTTCTTGGCCGACGTCGCGCTCGTCGATGACCGGAAGTACGAGGGCTTGACGCCTGACCGGGTCATCGACCTGATCCATCCCGCGTACCGGCATCCCCTTCTTGTGCTGGCGGACTCCACGACTGTCACCTCGGCCGAACTGCCGCTCCTTGTGGTGGACCTGCGGTGTGATCGTGGGTGTGGTGTCCGCGTGGTGGCAGGCGAGCTGTGGAGCATCGAGAACAACCTCTCGGGCGCGAACATGGACTTCGAGGAGTTCGCCAGTGCCGTCGACGACGACGCTGTTTTCCGGGGCTTCTGA
- a CDS encoding polysaccharide lyase family 7 protein codes for MTPSTSSAAAASPTDGWNKTAFTYGMQKPWNLDLSDRYSNSGGVHRMWVYSTDEPMSQGSSTDPRTEMRWRQQYTSGQHMWDADVYIPSGTNGATFVQILRVIHPEGTPATDFMLNAYSASGGTVRAYDRTVLKTNAYDTWFNVKLAHNASSGSVKVYFDDEPVLTTEDRGPATRHFKNGVYHHGSGRAEARFRNVTYWTR; via the coding sequence ATGACCCCCTCGACCTCCTCCGCCGCAGCTGCCTCACCCACGGACGGCTGGAACAAGACCGCCTTCACCTACGGCATGCAGAAGCCGTGGAACCTGGATCTGAGCGACCGTTACAGCAACAGCGGCGGCGTCCACCGGATGTGGGTGTACAGCACCGACGAGCCCATGTCACAGGGCAGTTCCACCGACCCGCGCACCGAGATGCGATGGAGGCAGCAATACACCTCCGGACAGCACATGTGGGACGCCGACGTGTACATCCCGTCCGGCACGAACGGCGCGACCTTCGTGCAGATCCTCCGTGTGATCCACCCTGAGGGCACACCCGCCACGGACTTCATGCTCAACGCCTACAGCGCGAGCGGTGGCACGGTGCGGGCCTATGACCGCACGGTCCTGAAGACCAACGCATACGACACCTGGTTCAACGTCAAGCTCGCGCACAACGCCTCCAGCGGCAGCGTCAAGGTCTACTTCGACGACGAGCCGGTCCTGACGACCGAAGACCGGGGGCCCGCCACCCGCCACTTCAAGAACGGCGTCTACCACCACGGCAGCGGCCGCGCCGAGGCGCGCTTCCGCAACGTCACGTACTGGACGCGGTGA
- a CDS encoding Tat pathway signal sequence domain protein gives MSTSRRTLLGAALGAGAGAAVGGLPATTAHAASWQQKWAPSASSDKLGAFETIEDDRADSHPSAAPHIYATGNNWRFNMHTVDRDTSTDRQRHEVTGLRNGSGSNYLKWTEGQTWRVTYSMYIPSSLKATTTFTHIMQMKQPGAGSAPIVVQSLRRVNGVQTIELKLFEDDILVGRTDLEPLHNKWIDVDFQLKVGNGSTGSVRWILKNGSTTVIDKSKTGVDTFLADRVRPKWGIYRSLGDTSGSLQDCYLLLSNLRGYQLV, from the coding sequence ATGAGCACATCCAGAAGGACTCTGCTGGGCGCGGCGCTCGGCGCCGGCGCAGGGGCCGCAGTCGGCGGCCTGCCCGCCACCACCGCACACGCCGCCTCCTGGCAGCAGAAGTGGGCACCCTCGGCCAGCAGCGACAAGCTCGGCGCGTTCGAGACCATCGAGGACGACCGAGCCGACTCGCACCCAAGCGCCGCCCCGCACATCTACGCCACCGGCAACAACTGGCGCTTCAACATGCACACCGTCGACCGGGACACCTCCACGGACCGCCAGCGCCACGAGGTCACCGGCCTGCGCAACGGCAGCGGCAGCAACTACCTCAAGTGGACCGAGGGCCAGACCTGGCGGGTCACGTACTCGATGTACATACCGAGTTCGCTCAAGGCGACCACCACCTTCACCCACATCATGCAGATGAAGCAGCCCGGCGCCGGAAGCGCCCCGATCGTCGTGCAGTCGCTCCGCCGGGTGAACGGCGTGCAGACCATCGAGCTGAAGCTGTTCGAGGACGACATCCTCGTCGGCCGCACGGATCTGGAGCCACTGCACAACAAATGGATCGACGTCGACTTCCAGCTCAAAGTCGGAAACGGCTCGACGGGCTCGGTCCGCTGGATCCTCAAGAACGGCTCGACCACCGTCATCGACAAATCGAAGACCGGCGTCGACACCTTCCTCGCCGACCGCGTCCGCCCGAAGTGGGGCATCTACCGCTCCCTCGGCGACACCTCCGGGTCTCTGCAGGACTGCTACCTCCTGCTCAGCAATCTGCGCGGCTACCAACTCGTGTAA
- a CDS encoding polysaccharide lyase: MRRRRVITALGGLGLAGAGAGFLPGRAEAADEVYFQNRGSVGGWDRAYAQKDGVIETVDSPTYKGAHALAATQTYIGETGGYHSEVIRRGAQSVGEDRYYGQAIRFASDWTFHNQNVTFQQWSPEDPEGPWLLMFVIGSTIQFGGSGGIKGTAGSISGLRGTWIRIVTRLKLAGDGQGAFEVWLNGTKTVSRTGITVLPSTSRTIRWSNGIYCTAWRDGTPSGPRTLTILHDNHRIASSYALAEPANWA; encoded by the coding sequence ATGCGCAGACGAAGGGTGATCACCGCGCTCGGCGGACTCGGCCTCGCCGGTGCCGGCGCCGGATTCCTGCCGGGTCGGGCGGAGGCCGCCGACGAGGTCTACTTCCAAAACCGTGGCAGCGTCGGGGGCTGGGACCGTGCCTACGCGCAGAAGGACGGCGTGATCGAGACCGTCGACTCACCCACGTACAAAGGCGCGCACGCCCTCGCGGCGACCCAGACGTACATCGGGGAGACCGGCGGCTACCACTCCGAGGTGATCCGACGCGGCGCGCAGAGCGTCGGCGAGGACCGCTACTACGGCCAGGCGATCCGCTTCGCGTCCGACTGGACGTTCCATAACCAGAACGTCACCTTCCAGCAGTGGTCGCCCGAAGACCCCGAAGGACCCTGGCTGTTGATGTTCGTCATCGGATCCACGATCCAGTTCGGCGGCTCCGGCGGCATCAAGGGCACGGCCGGGTCGATCAGCGGCCTGCGGGGCACCTGGATCAGGATCGTCACCCGGCTGAAGCTCGCCGGCGACGGCCAGGGCGCCTTCGAGGTGTGGCTGAACGGCACGAAGACAGTGAGCCGCACCGGCATCACCGTCTTGCCGTCCACCTCGCGGACGATCCGCTGGTCCAACGGGATCTACTGCACCGCCTGGCGCGACGGGACGCCGAGCGGCCCGCGGACGCTGACGATCCTGCATGACAACCACAGGATCGCCTCGTCCTACGCCCTTGCCGAACCGGCCAACTGGGCTTGA
- a CDS encoding IS630 family transposase, which yields MTSTAGASVPRRGPKLQPLLLSDDERAVLERWTRRATSAQALALRARIVLACAGPEVPPIVAVARELRVAADTVRKWRRRFLTQRLDGLVDEPRPGRPPTISVDQVEAVVVTTLEQLPKNATHWSRKSMAQHSGLSKSTVGRIWRQFQLKPHLADTFKLSTDPLFVEKVYDVVGLYFNPPEGAVVLSVDEKSQIQALDRSQPVLPIMPGMPERRTHDYVRNGLTTLFAAFDVATGEVITALHRRHRAAEFKKFLIRIDKEVPAQLQVHLIVDNYGTHKTPAIKAWLARHPRFELHFTPTGSSWINQVERWFGYLAHQMIRRGAHKNIQALEADIRAWVKDWNEDPKPFIWTKTAEEILDSLARLCRRISGAGH from the coding sequence GTGACTTCTACTGCTGGTGCGTCAGTTCCTCGTCGGGGCCCGAAGCTGCAGCCGTTGCTGCTGTCTGATGACGAGCGGGCGGTGTTGGAGCGGTGGACGCGTCGGGCAACATCGGCCCAGGCCCTGGCCCTGCGAGCGCGGATCGTGCTGGCGTGCGCGGGGCCGGAAGTACCGCCGATTGTCGCGGTCGCCCGCGAGTTGCGGGTGGCCGCGGACACGGTCCGCAAGTGGCGGCGGCGCTTCCTCACCCAGCGGCTGGACGGACTGGTCGACGAGCCCCGACCGGGCCGGCCGCCCACCATCAGCGTCGATCAGGTGGAAGCCGTCGTGGTCACCACGCTGGAACAACTGCCCAAGAACGCCACCCACTGGTCGCGGAAATCGATGGCGCAACACAGCGGCCTGTCGAAGTCCACGGTCGGCCGGATCTGGCGGCAGTTCCAGCTCAAGCCGCATCTGGCGGACACCTTCAAGTTGTCGACCGACCCGTTGTTCGTGGAGAAGGTCTACGACGTCGTGGGCCTGTACTTCAACCCGCCCGAGGGGGCGGTGGTGCTCTCGGTGGACGAGAAGTCGCAGATCCAGGCCCTGGACCGGTCCCAGCCGGTGCTGCCGATAATGCCGGGCATGCCCGAGCGGCGCACCCACGACTACGTGCGCAACGGGCTGACCACCCTCTTCGCTGCCTTCGACGTCGCCACCGGTGAAGTCATCACCGCCCTGCACCGTCGGCACCGGGCTGCGGAGTTCAAGAAGTTCCTGATCCGGATCGACAAGGAGGTGCCCGCACAGCTGCAGGTCCACCTGATCGTGGACAACTACGGCACCCACAAGACTCCAGCGATCAAGGCCTGGCTGGCGAGACACCCGCGCTTCGAGCTGCACTTCACCCCGACCGGCTCCTCCTGGATCAACCAGGTCGAGCGGTGGTTCGGCTACCTCGCGCACCAGATGATCCGCCGCGGCGCACACAAGAACATCCAAGCCCTCGAGGCCGACATCCGCGCCTGGGTCAAGGACTGGAACGAAGACCCCAAACCGTTCATCTGGACCAAGACCGCCGAAGAGATCCTCGACTCCCTCGCCCGCCTCTGCCGACGGATCTCTGGCGCAGGACACTAG
- a CDS encoding GNAT family N-acetyltransferase, with the protein MAAISADPEVMRWVGDGSVRDKQQIRSGVEAMERAWEAQGFGLFAEEVRSTGEPAGFTGLSTPHYLPEVLPAVETGWRLGRSHWGQSLATEAAAAAVRFGFQDCVLDRIVSIAQVGNGASERNMAKLGMHPLRETVDPSCGRRVRILALSSDRYVTATH; encoded by the coding sequence CTGGCCGCCATCAGTGCCGACCCCGAGGTCATGCGATGGGTCGGTGACGGCAGCGTCCGTGACAAACAGCAGATCCGCAGCGGGGTCGAAGCGATGGAGCGGGCGTGGGAGGCCCAGGGCTTCGGTCTGTTCGCCGAGGAGGTCCGTTCCACCGGTGAGCCGGCCGGGTTCACCGGCCTTTCGACTCCCCACTATCTGCCGGAAGTGCTGCCAGCCGTCGAGACCGGCTGGCGGTTGGGACGTTCTCACTGGGGACAAAGCCTGGCCACCGAGGCTGCTGCGGCTGCGGTCCGGTTCGGGTTCCAAGACTGCGTGCTGGACCGGATCGTCAGCATTGCTCAGGTGGGCAACGGCGCTTCCGAACGGAACATGGCCAAACTGGGAATGCACCCGCTCCGTGAGACCGTCGATCCCAGCTGCGGCCGACGAGTACGGATCCTCGCATTGTCTTCGGACCGGTACGTCACAGCCACTCATTGA
- a CDS encoding DUF6851 domain-containing protein, translated as MTTSGHTPGLRSPLGRRPLLVGGASAAALSMLAFSRTAGAATGEKTAAIDFDLDKDNYVKWSQPTEAPVGQEGRLALIGPMDVTVFLWTSRVAMLAAFDALAPYHETAVGIYSQIPRRPSSESATNRNLNIATLYVQLGIWKRLLPQFTGGLRELMTGLGLNPDDASENLTTPVGIGNTAARATWEALKNDGMNVLGHEGGRKYHPAPWADYTGYVPVNSPYKLVNPSRWQPQLGPHNGRRVGGGPGDMGIFVAQHFVTPQIALTKPHIFRHPAQFKLAAPRYSDHTNARAYKRAVDEIVEASASLTDERKALAEIMDNKLWGIGHHSLVLARKHDQNNEMGVHGWVQWSLQHILATFDTLIAAWHHKAAFDAVRPISAVRHVYGRSKLTAWGGPGKGTVNDLPAHEWAGYLPTSDHPEYPSGSTSLCAAAAQTARRYFGSDDLDWTIDFPAGTSRVEPTITPAKNVTVHFATFTQFNKACARSRVDGGVHFRETTERSLAFGEQFGDLAHEFIQRHVNGNTKN; from the coding sequence ATGACGACGTCCGGACACACTCCCGGCTTACGTTCCCCGCTGGGCCGCCGGCCGCTGCTGGTCGGCGGTGCTTCGGCGGCTGCGCTGTCCATGCTGGCCTTCTCCCGTACCGCCGGTGCCGCCACCGGCGAGAAGACGGCCGCCATCGACTTCGACCTCGACAAGGACAACTACGTCAAGTGGTCCCAGCCCACCGAAGCGCCGGTCGGCCAGGAGGGCAGGCTGGCGCTCATCGGCCCGATGGACGTGACCGTCTTCCTGTGGACGAGCCGCGTGGCGATGCTGGCGGCCTTCGACGCGCTGGCGCCCTACCACGAGACCGCGGTCGGCATCTACTCCCAGATCCCCCGCCGCCCCTCCAGCGAGTCCGCCACCAACCGCAACCTGAACATCGCCACCCTCTACGTCCAGCTCGGCATCTGGAAGCGCCTGCTGCCGCAGTTCACGGGCGGCCTGCGGGAGCTGATGACCGGGCTCGGCCTGAACCCCGACGACGCGTCGGAGAACCTCACCACCCCGGTCGGTATCGGCAATACGGCGGCCAGGGCCACCTGGGAGGCGCTGAAGAACGACGGCATGAACGTCCTCGGCCACGAGGGCGGCCGCAAATACCACCCCGCGCCGTGGGCGGACTACACCGGCTACGTGCCCGTCAACTCGCCCTACAAGCTGGTCAACCCCTCGCGCTGGCAGCCGCAGCTGGGCCCCCACAACGGCCGCCGCGTCGGCGGCGGCCCAGGCGACATGGGCATCTTCGTCGCCCAGCACTTCGTGACCCCGCAGATCGCGCTGACCAAGCCCCACATCTTCCGCCACCCCGCCCAGTTCAAGCTCGCCGCGCCCCGCTACAGCGACCACACCAACGCCCGCGCCTACAAACGCGCGGTGGACGAGATCGTGGAAGCATCCGCCTCCCTCACCGACGAACGCAAAGCCCTCGCCGAGATCATGGACAACAAACTCTGGGGCATCGGGCACCACTCCCTCGTCCTGGCCCGCAAGCACGACCAGAACAACGAGATGGGCGTGCACGGCTGGGTCCAGTGGTCGCTCCAGCACATCCTGGCGACCTTCGACACACTGATCGCCGCCTGGCACCACAAGGCCGCCTTCGACGCCGTGCGGCCCATCAGCGCGGTCAGGCACGTGTACGGCCGCAGCAAACTGACCGCCTGGGGCGGCCCGGGCAAGGGCACCGTCAACGACCTCCCGGCACACGAATGGGCCGGCTACCTGCCCACCAGCGACCACCCGGAATACCCCTCGGGCAGCACCTCGCTGTGCGCCGCCGCGGCACAAACCGCACGGCGCTACTTCGGCTCCGACGACCTGGACTGGACGATCGACTTCCCCGCCGGCACCTCACGGGTCGAGCCGACCATCACCCCCGCCAAGAACGTCACGGTCCACTTCGCCACCTTCACCCAATTCAACAAGGCATGCGCCAGGAGCCGGGTGGACGGCGGCGTCCACTTCCGGGAGACCACCGAGAGGTCCCTGGCCTTCGGTGAACAGTTCGGCGACCTCGCCCACGAATTCATCCAGCGCCACGTCAACGGCAACACCAAAAACTGA
- a CDS encoding chitinase, giving the protein MHTATRPHSPGVALAALLGLLLSLLFATPPASHAATARPLASPGMAVAPYEYLGWGSPQNPTSVMSATGVKWFTLAFILSDGSCNPKWDGSRPLTGGKDQSTINAIRAAGGDVIVSVGGWSGAKLGEKCSSASALAGAYQKVINAYGLKVIDIDIENTEWSNATVRQRVIDALKIVKANNSGLKTIITFGTTTSGPDSTGVDMIRRGANSGLANDIWCIMPFDFGGGSSNMGTITTQAMEGLKARVKSAYGYSDSVTYAHIGLSSMNGKTDVSGELVRVADFKTMLAYAQQHRIARLTYWSVNRDRACGSGSAGDACSGVSQQPYDYLKVFAQYTG; this is encoded by the coding sequence GTGCATACCGCCACACGCCCGCACAGTCCCGGCGTGGCCCTCGCTGCCCTGCTAGGGCTGTTGCTGTCCTTGCTGTTCGCCACGCCGCCGGCGTCGCACGCGGCCACAGCGAGACCCCTTGCCTCCCCCGGCATGGCCGTCGCCCCGTACGAGTACCTCGGCTGGGGCAGCCCACAGAACCCGACCTCGGTGATGTCCGCGACCGGCGTCAAATGGTTCACGCTCGCCTTCATCCTCTCCGACGGTTCCTGCAACCCGAAGTGGGACGGCTCGCGCCCGCTGACCGGCGGCAAAGACCAGTCGACGATCAACGCGATCCGGGCGGCCGGCGGTGACGTCATCGTCTCCGTCGGCGGCTGGAGCGGGGCGAAACTCGGCGAGAAGTGCTCCAGCGCATCGGCGCTGGCCGGTGCGTACCAGAAGGTCATCAACGCGTACGGCCTCAAGGTCATCGACATCGACATCGAGAACACCGAGTGGTCCAACGCGACGGTCCGGCAGCGGGTGATCGACGCGCTGAAGATCGTGAAGGCGAACAACTCCGGTCTGAAGACCATCATCACCTTCGGCACTACGACCAGCGGCCCGGACTCCACCGGCGTGGACATGATCCGGCGCGGAGCCAATTCCGGTCTGGCAAACGACATTTGGTGCATCATGCCGTTCGACTTCGGGGGCGGCTCCAGCAACATGGGCACTATCACCACCCAGGCCATGGAGGGCCTCAAGGCGCGAGTCAAGTCCGCGTATGGCTACAGCGACTCGGTGACGTACGCACACATCGGACTGTCGTCCATGAACGGCAAGACCGACGTCTCGGGCGAACTCGTCCGTGTCGCGGACTTCAAGACCATGCTCGCCTACGCCCAGCAGCACCGCATCGCACGCCTCACGTACTGGTCCGTCAACCGCGACCGGGCCTGCGGCTCCGGCTCCGCCGGTGACGCGTGCAGCGGCGTCTCGCAGCAGCCGTACGACTACCTCAAGGTCTTCGCCCAGTACACGGGCTGA
- a CDS encoding DUF6461 domain-containing protein — protein MTDGLRWVFEAYPFGYSLIFCERLTPEEVLVRLGARRESVYPLTREQAQEIELRNAADEPYDLDHLDDLDVEAVEELGFLQPEADAVVRAGSIEGWTFAIEASTSYVSARAYLPALSRGTRVIAISRDVNATQRMEYAVDGRILSSFDPGIPAYNDGAEPSALAWPSSASGGMTSPQVLEQLESGFGLWIPKASEGQPLPAAALSTMR, from the coding sequence ATGACCGACGGACTCCGCTGGGTGTTCGAGGCGTACCCCTTCGGCTACAGCCTCATCTTTTGCGAGCGCCTCACACCAGAGGAGGTACTCGTACGACTCGGCGCCCGGCGCGAGTCCGTCTACCCGCTGACCCGGGAACAGGCCCAGGAGATCGAGCTGCGCAACGCGGCGGACGAGCCCTACGACCTGGACCACCTGGACGACCTCGATGTAGAGGCCGTGGAGGAGTTGGGCTTCCTCCAGCCCGAGGCGGACGCCGTGGTGCGGGCCGGTTCGATCGAGGGCTGGACGTTCGCGATCGAGGCTTCCACCTCCTACGTCTCCGCGCGCGCGTACCTCCCTGCGCTGTCCCGGGGCACCCGCGTCATCGCCATCAGCCGTGACGTGAACGCCACACAGCGGATGGAGTACGCCGTCGACGGGCGCATCCTGTCCTCCTTCGACCCCGGGATCCCCGCCTACAACGACGGCGCCGAGCCGTCGGCGCTCGCCTGGCCGTCATCCGCATCGGGGGGCATGACCTCACCGCAGGTGCTGGAACAACTGGAATCCGGATTCGGCCTGTGGATACCGAAGGCATCCGAGGGCCAGCCACTGCCCGCGGCAGCCCTGTCGACCATGCGATGA